One Lepus europaeus isolate LE1 unplaced genomic scaffold, mLepTim1.pri SCAFFOLD_29, whole genome shotgun sequence DNA segment encodes these proteins:
- the LOC133754809 gene encoding small ribosomal subunit protein uS8-like, translated as MVRMNVLADALKSINNAEKRGKRQVLIRPCSKVIVRFLTVMMKHGYIGEFEIIDDHRAGKIVVNLTGRLNKCGVISPRFDVQLKDLEKWQNNLLPSRQFGFIVLTTSAGIMDHE; from the coding sequence ATGGTGCGCATGAACGTCCTGGCCGATGCTCTCAAGAGCATCAACAATGCCGAGAAGAGAGGCAAGCGCCAGGTTCTTATCAGGCCGTGCTCCAAAGTCATCGTCAGGTTTCTGACTGTGATGATGAAGCATGGTTACATTGGCGAGTTTGAAATCATTGACGATCACAGAGCTGGGAAGATCGTGGTGAACCTCACCGGCAGGTTAAACAAGTGTGGAGTGATAAGCCCCAGATTTGACGTGCAGTtgaaagatctagaaaaatggcAGAATAATCTGCTTCCATCCCGCCAGTTTGGTTTCATTGTACTGACAACCTCAGCTGGCATCATGGACCATGAATAA